One stretch of Psilocybe cubensis strain MGC-MH-2018 chromosome 6, whole genome shotgun sequence DNA includes these proteins:
- a CDS encoding Killer toxin subunits alpha/beta produces MRETFDASGHTFGITFTAPSSFWYLQHYDLLGLLSYADWVNLMSYDLHGVWDEKDVYIGSVVQAHTNLTEIVQSVQLFQRVGVPLEKIVLGMGFYGRTFQLTDPTCTTPGCHFSGPAPGGR; encoded by the exons ATGCGCGAAACC TTCGACGCTTCAGGTCATACCTTTGGAATCACATTCACAGCACCCTCGTCCTTCTGGTATCTGCAGCACTACGATCTCTTGGGTCTACTCTCTTACGCCGATTGGGTCAACCTGATGTCCTACGATCTTCATGGTGTATGGGACGAGAAGGATGTCTACATTGGAAGCGTTGTCCAGGCCCATACAAATCTCACTGAGATAGTTCAGTCCGTTCAATTGTTCCAAAGAGTTGGGGTACCTCTCGAGAAAATTGTTCTCGGCATGGGTTTCTATGGACGTACCTTCCAACTGACTGATCCCACTTGCACCACACCGGGATGTCATTTCTCTGGTCCTGCGCCCGGCGGACGTTAG